In Drosophila subpulchrella strain 33 F10 #4 breed RU33 chromosome X, RU_Dsub_v1.1 Primary Assembly, whole genome shotgun sequence, the DNA window GCGCTAAATGGCAGTGTAGATATTTAGTTGCTTAATTCACCTAAGTTAGATCTTTGACTCCAACTATCCCAAGCATTGCAAATGTAGGATAGAAAATACCTATCGGATAGATGCGAATAGTGGTGCAAGAAGCCACGGAACGGAACAGAAAAGAACAGAATATGATATAGTAGAAGAGAACAGAGAGAGGATCGATGCCCGGCACCAAAGGAATAACTTACGACACATGTATGTCACAGAGAGTATGCAAAACAGCATATAGTACAATATGTAGGGTACACAGGAGCAGGAAGCAGGagcacatttatatttaatgacCATAAATGACTATACCAATGTGTGTAAGATATGTCAGTCTCTAGGCTAACAGATGATGTAAAGAGAGAGCCCGGAAGAATAAACCGCAACATGTGCaacaaagatatattttttttattgcaacGGATCATATTTAACAAACCTCGAGCAAGCGTCAAGACAAAGCTTAACTTTAATTCATACCAGTGACTTATTTAATTGACaggttttaaaatgtattagcattttgaaaataatttattacaaaaatgtttttttttggctttaaAAAAGGATATCCCTATATTTTTTAGCATATTTGGTTCTCCAATAAGCATGTGTGCATTTCAAACAAACGAATCTAAGAATATACtgattatttttggaaaatacaaccaaatagaaataaagaaatgtaccgaaaaataatattttactttCATTGTCGATTGAAAGTGTAAAATGAATAACATAAACCTTGTAAAAATCGTAGAGCATAGACCATGAAATCCATGGGTAGTTCAATcgaaaacatttttcaaaaactgtcgattctgaaaatatattttgcgAATTTTGTGAATTACAAATAAAATGCGATTTCTGTATTTAGTTTGGTTTCCTTTATTGAGTTTTAACAATTGCATGATGATTTTGCATTACAATTCGCTTAATTATTAATAACAATTGCTTTCAATTTCATAGCATTTGTGTATTTCTCTCTTGGtttgaataagttttatttgtgttctgtttagaataaaattattgtaACCGTTTACACTCAACTTTCAACTTTCAACTAGTCTGGCTTCTATTTCACACGTTTTGCCTCAAATTTGACAAAATTGCTGCTTTCTATAAGTGGGTCGGCTGCCTGCGCAGGGATCTCACCTAATTCAAGGGCTAAacaaattagaaaattaataatcaataaataattaaGATTATCGCTTTGCATACGAATTATATAAACAATAATAACTCAGGGTTTTGGCTGGATGGCGACAAAAATACTTTACTACCGCAAGTAAAATTGGCAATTTAACGAATTTTAACGCTTGCAAGTTTGGCCTatgtaattttaataatataccTAGGTATTCGAACATAAAAATACTTAAGGTAGTGttctaactttttttttaaattttcgaaGGTTTTGCGGGACGAGGCTaactttttggaaaaattaaaaaaaaatgggtaAACGTAAGAAACTTTCGGCAAAGTTTAGTGAGTGtttttttgctgttgttgttgctgtggttctgttttgctgttgctgctatatatttttggtttgGGGCGAGTGTTTAATTGCTGTTGTTCATACTGCATCATCTTTCCGCTGCACAATATTCCTGGCGGTATTCTCTGCTCTGTTTGTATCGCTTGATGttcttcttgttgttgttggcgataCCTGCATCAGTTTTATGCGGGCGATCATAGATCCGTCGTCTACAGCTTGGCGCAGATCTCGTTCGTGAACTCGGAGCACTTGGCACGGCCGCCGAGATCGCCGGTGAGGTACTTGCCCTCCTTGATGGTCTCGAAGGCGGCACGCTCAATCTTATCGGCGTGTGTGTTGAGCTCCATGTGGCGCAGCATCATCACCGCCGACAGCAGCAGGGCAGTGGGATTGGCCAGGTCCTTGCCGGCAATATCGGGGGCGGTTCCGTGCACGGACTCGAAGAGGGCACCGTTGAGGCCCATGTTGCCGGAGGGCGTAAGGCCGAGGCCGCCCACCAAACCGGCGCACATATCAGACAGAATATCACCGTACAGATTGGGCATGACCTGCAAGGGAATAAGACTCGAGTTAATCTCTGGCTTAACGGCCACAAGGTTTTCTGCAACACCTACCAGCACGTCGTATTTGCCGGGGTTCTGCACCATGTTCAGGCACACAGTGTCCAGATACTTCTCCTCAAACTGGATTTCCGGGAACTTCTGGGCCATGTCGCGGACGCAGCGCAGGAAGAGGCCATCGGACATGCGCCTATGGGATACAAAGAAGAAGGTAAGTTGAGGGGCAGGAAAGGAGTAGTGCCCACTTACATAATGTTCGCCTTGTGAACCACGGTAACCTTCTTGCGGTTGTTGTTCTTGGCGTACTGGAAGGCATACTCGGCCACGCGCTTGGAGGCCTCCTCGGTGATCAGCTTGATGCTCTGGACGACACCATCGACGATCTCGTGCTCGATGCCAGAGTACTCGCCCTCGGTGTTCTCGCGGATGGTGACCACGTCGACGTCGTCGTACAGCGTCTTGTAGCCCTCGAGACTGCGGCAGGGACGCACGTTGGCGTACAGGTTGAACTCCTTGCGCAGGGCCAAGTTCAGCGAGCGGTGACCCTTGCCCACGGGCGTCATCAGGGGACCCTTTAGGCCGATCTTGTTCGTGTTCACCGAGTCGATGGCCGCCTGTGGGATGCCAAACTTTCCGTCCGCGCCCTGTTTTTGTGTACCACACACATGGACAAGTGCCAAAGAAAGTTATACTCAATGAGGATAATAACACTAATCGGATGggttcaaaaaatgtattttactaATCTATGTTGGTTGATTTGTGTGTTAACTCTTTCgtctataatattttatactaATAAGTCTGCCATAAGGACTACATTTTAGGTGGCTTTATTAGAGTAAAACTAGAGCCTTCAATTTGTTGTTAAATAATGCAGACTAATGCTTAAATGGTCTACATATAAAAAGAATGCTCAACAACTGGATTTACATTATTGAAAATTGGACAAATTAAGGAATTTTTAGGAAGAGTGAACtcgaaaacatttttttaaaagctttGACGATTAGGTACTCGATTTTTACCACATATTGACCTATAAAACAAATCTAGTTGTATGAAAACAACTGATTAAGAGTGCTAAGATGCTGGCAGGCAgaatgcatttaaaattttgcgCCTTCAAACGCCGTAGTTGCCACCTGTTGGCAAAAAGCCGTTCACACTGAAAACGAAGGCGCTCAAATCGTTGGGTTTTGATTTGAACCGCCGTCGGCATCTGGCCGGGATTACGACACTCACCCGAACGGGGGTCACGTCCACGGCCTCCCACTCGATGGGCACGTTGGCGGCGGTGAAAATCTTCTGAACGGCCGCGGAGATCTCGGGTCCGATGCCATCGCCGGGGATCAGGGTGACCTTCTTGGTGCCGGAGGAGTAGGACCGGCTGGCGGCGGGGGTCGCGTTGACCTGGAAGTAGAAGTAGAAACTGGGTTACATAGGTGGCACAGGGCGAGCAGTGGGATTGCGCTGTGTGGGCATCAAGAGGGTCTCGTTACGATTACATAAGTGGCCATGCCAAACAA includes these proteins:
- the LOC119556074 gene encoding probable isocitrate dehydrogenase [NAD] subunit alpha, mitochondrial isoform X2 translates to MAARFVQKIVNATPAASRSYSSGTKKVTLIPGDGIGPEISAAVQKIFTAANVPIEWEAVDVTPVRGADGKFGIPQAAIDSVNTNKIGLKGPLMTPVGKGHRSLNLALRKEFNLYANVRPCRSLEGYKTLYDDVDVVTIRENTEGEYSGIEHEIVDGVVQSIKLITEEASKRVAEYAFQYAKNNNRKKVTVVHKANIMRMSDGLFLRCVRDMAQKFPEIQFEEKYLDTVCLNMVQNPGKYDVLVMPNLYGDILSDMCAGLVGGLGLTPSGNMGLNGALFESVHGTAPDIAGKDLANPTALLLSAVMMLRHMELNTHADKIERAAFETIKEGKYLTGDLGGRAKCSEFTNEICAKL
- the LOC119556074 gene encoding probable isocitrate dehydrogenase [NAD] subunit alpha, mitochondrial isoform X1, with translation MAARFVQKILNQLGLIAARDAPAATATPAVSQVNATPAASRSYSSGTKKVTLIPGDGIGPEISAAVQKIFTAANVPIEWEAVDVTPVRGADGKFGIPQAAIDSVNTNKIGLKGPLMTPVGKGHRSLNLALRKEFNLYANVRPCRSLEGYKTLYDDVDVVTIRENTEGEYSGIEHEIVDGVVQSIKLITEEASKRVAEYAFQYAKNNNRKKVTVVHKANIMRMSDGLFLRCVRDMAQKFPEIQFEEKYLDTVCLNMVQNPGKYDVLVMPNLYGDILSDMCAGLVGGLGLTPSGNMGLNGALFESVHGTAPDIAGKDLANPTALLLSAVMMLRHMELNTHADKIERAAFETIKEGKYLTGDLGGRAKCSEFTNEICAKL